The following is a genomic window from Xenopus laevis strain J_2021 chromosome 2L, Xenopus_laevis_v10.1, whole genome shotgun sequence.
ccctgaaaaacagaAAAGTCGCCAGACTTTTtgtggaagtcctatctactctttgcacttcgcctggtctgaggaggcgaaggcaagtctggtgcaagaggtaacgtccagtaaaatctgcatcttagtgaatttgtgtagttacgtccgtgtgaagtagcgctacagtctatctcctgcgctagcgaattttcgccagcgttagtcacttcgccctttagtaaatttgcccctaagtgcagggccggaactaggggtaggcagagtaggcacctgcctaggcgcaaagctgagggggcgccaggcacgtacctcctctggcTCCTACCCCCtaatccggtcccctctctcctgtctggACTGTCCGCGTCCGTTCGCTCAAGTCGATTGGCGCATGCACACTGGCGTCAGTCCGTGCATGCGCGCCAGCAGTAATTTGCGCATGCAAGCCCATATAGTTAGTCGCTTCCAGTTACAAGTCCCAATGATTTGTTGTTCAGACATCCATTGTagtgagttaagctggccatagatgcaaagatccgatcgtacgaatcatcgtacgatcggactttcccatctcccgacccgccactaaccattcagatcaaagtcttaccagtcagattagttaaagaacagatcagcaatgttctgcccctgacagcaatcgtacgatatctatgtccaaccaaagctagtgacagtctcccactgaaaatcgtacgaacggcaatacacgcagagatattatcggcagccgacagaaattttctaacctgtccgatcgaccaaacgaccgatctccgccggacgaaaaatgtcgggactctccacacacgttccgaaaatcgtacgaatcctcgattcatacgatcagatctttgcgtctatggccagctttagtgcagTGCGAAAAATAACTATTTTGACTGTGAAACACAATAcctaaaaacaaagataaaaaccacagaaatggcAACAACTTTAATAAGATAAAACAAGTATCAATTACTTATATCTGAAAGGAAGAGGAGTTGAAATTAACAATTGCTTAAAAAGATATATTATATCATAGGAAACAAGACATTAAATTCCTCATTGAGGCCCTTAGGGGACCTGGTTTGTAACTGTCACTTTAAGTGGGGGGAGGTGTTTTGTTCCACAAGGATGTATTTAATCCCATAATGCCTCAGTtcttgttacacttgataaagggctctgcccgaaacatgtagtgtggggTCAGGGGTGGGATTGAGTGGATCAGGGGTGTGATTGGGGGGAACAAAAATGGCATTGGGTGGATCAGagcagtggcataattagatataaatgagccccacagcaaattattttttaggccctaAAAATGACtagagtttgacctgttttaccaataaatattgaaattgtacattaattaaggcctcatgggacTCATACACCATTTGggcccctgcagctgcagggtctgctttctctgcagttacacccctggatCAGAGGTGGAACTGGGTGGATCAGGAGTGGAATTAGGTAGATCAGGTGTGGGATTGGGAGAATCAGATGTGCAATGGGTGGATTCAGGTGGCATTGGGTGAATCAGAGGTGGGATTGGGAGGATCAGGGATGGAATTGGTGGATCAGAGGTGGAACTGGGTGGATAAGGGGTGGAATTGGGTAGATCAGGACTGGGATTGGGAGAATCAGTGGTGCAATTGGGTGTATTGGGGTGGATCAGAGGTGGGATTGGGTGGATCATGGGTGGGATCGAGTGGATTAGGGATGGGGTTGGATTGATCAGAGGTGGAATTGGGTGCATCAAGTGGGGGATTGGGTGGATTGGGGGAGGGATTGGGTGGATCAGGGGAGGGATTGGGTGCATCAGGGGAGGGATTGTGTGGATCAGGGAAGGGATTGGGTGGATCAGGGGAGGGATTGGGTGGATCAGGGGAGGGATTGGGTGGATCATGGAGGGATTGGGTGGATAGGAGGTTGGATTGGGTAGATCAGTGGTGGGACTAGGAGGATCAGGGGTGTAATGAGGCTGGTTTATGGTGTCACACAATTACTTAGAGAAACTGTGTGATGTCTGCAACCCCTACAATCCCAATAAATGTGTCAGTTAATACCACTTTGCTGGTTCAGCCTACAACAGAAGCACAATTGTTACATTGTGTATTGGAAACAAGGTGTTGTAGCTAAGGTGTAAATTTGGAGAATATGACAATAAGAAAGTAAAGGCACCAATGGTTCTTAACCATGAAGAAAAGGTTTAATGAACAGATGTAAATGTACTTGGTACAATACTTGCTATTCTGTAGGAATTTTGTTTATTgatttgggttactgctcctgggcaagtttagtgccttttattacattaccctatagtgaaagtgaaatttataaactatagtagataaTCCTCAAGTGAGTGTCATTTCTTCCACCAGGGTTTCACCAAGGAGCCCTTAATCTCCTTCACCCTAAAGCCATAGATAATGGGGTTGACAAAGGCTGGGAGGAAGATGTAAAAGACACTGAAGAGGTTCCGAATGTCATATGAGATGGAGGCTTCTATTTTATTCACAATGGAGGACAGAAGGCCAAATGAATAGATGGGAATGGCCACGAGGAGATGTGTTGTACACGTGTGCAAGGCGGTACGTCTGGCTTGTCCAACAACAAGTTGCATGGCTGTGTGAAGGACTTTTATATAGGAAACAATGAAGATACTGACATCACACACTGTGATGATGGTTCTCACCAATATCCCAAAAACTTGAAGCCGGGGTGCTTCTCCACATCCAAGACTGAGAAGCGTAATGTCTTCACATAAATAGTGCCAGATAACATTGGACTTGCAGAATTGGACTTTAGAGGATAAAATGACAATAGGGAGTAGAAAAAGGCAGTTCCGTGTCAAGCCCAAGGCCAACAGTTGGGCCAGGAAGCGTTTGGTTATGATGTTGTGGTAGCGCAGAGGCTTACAGATTGCCACATACCTGTCCATGGCCATGAGAAGCAACATAATGGACTTCAACATAATCATGGATATAGCCGAGAACATCTGCACCAGGCATTCCACCAAAGAAATCTGGTTTAGTCCTAGCAGGACCAGGACCATCTTAGGTAGGACAGTGGTGGTGCAGATGATGTTTACCAAAAGGAGCAGGGCAATTAGAGAGTACATGGGGGTGTGCAGTCTCTTTTCCATCCATATTTTGTAGATGACCAGAGAGTTACAATAGAGGATCACCACATATGTAGAGAAGAAGGGGATGACGAGGAGGTACCTGTGTGAGGAGACTCCAGGGAAGGTGAGCAAGATGAACTGAGTATGGGAGAAAGAAGACTTGGATTGGTTTAAACTTGATGTTTCCATCTTGGGTCATTGTTAGCACAAAGGACTCATCATATTTCAGATCTGCAAACCAAGTATATGGGTGAATTAAAAATCTATGAAAGACTGAAGTGGGAGGGGGTCATCTGTCGTGGACTCTGTATTAAGGGAGGCTCTGTAATTCAGCACTGGGTATAataacacttctttttttttttttctttcttttttttttttttttttttaaattgaaattttattCATTAGTACAATACAATACCATAgacataaacataaacaaatgaacaagtaaaaagagaaagaaaaaacaaacaaaaaaaaaaaaaaaaaaaaaaaaaaagagcaagaaaagaagaaataaagaataaagtaaaGGTAAGTAAGGGTATATAAGGGTGTGTGGGACCCTAAATAACTCGCCCCTGGGTACCTCTGGTCTTCTCTATAAAACCCTCAGGCCAAATATCAAGCCTCTTGAAGTTAAATAAGCTAGTTAGTGCCTTTCGAATACCTCCCTCGTCTCTTCCCCGATACGTTCCTTTCCTTACTACTAAGTAATCTCCCTAAATTCCTGTTCTAGATGACATCCCTTTTAACTCGGTTTGTTTAAATATCTGACCCATGGTCCCCAGACTTCCCAATATCTATTACACTTATTATGAATAAtgtgtgttatttcttccatttttctgATATGCTCTACCTCTTGCTGCCATTCCATGCTGCTTAAAGGGCCCCTCTGCTTCCAGTGTCTTGGGATTATTGACCTAGCTGCCTCCAACAGGTGTAAGGTAAGTGGGTCCCTTAGTAGACCTTTATTATTCATATCAAAATTTAACAAGATCAGGGGGGCATTATCCAAAGACAAGTCAAAGTTAGTTATTTCTTTTACTGCTTTGAGGATTTTACCCCAATAATCCTGCAATTCGTTACACTTGCACCATATATGCTTATGAGTCCCCTTCTCCTTACCACATCTCCAGCAAAGGTCTGTATGTGCGGGGAACATCTTATTCAGCCTAGTTGGAGTAAGATGCCATCTAGAGATTATTTTAAAGTTCATTTCCCTCACTCTTACAGCTTTAGATGATTTATGGGCTTGTATCACAATCTTTTTCCATATCTCCATGGGGATCTCAATACCCAAGTCTTTTTCCCATTCCCTGAGAGCTTTATCTTCGTCCCCAGAGATATTTGATATTAAGAGCTTATATGTATTTGAAACTGCTTTATTGGGGACCTCTTTGCTTTCCAGTGATAGTTCCCATTTGGTCTGTTCCCTATCCCATTCTTCCtctctatatttataaaaatagttttgtagTTGGCGATAGTTCCATACGTCCCTGGCCTGTTTCCCCCACTTCTTTTAAGTTTCGATTAAAgggatcaatttatttttttccaagagATCGCTAAGTCTCGTTGCTCTCCCCTCGAAGGTCCGCCAATTACCAAATGCTCCCCTCTCCAAGCTGGGTAAGAAAGAAGtattatttattaagggttgtaATATATAGGGCCTTCTTGTCAGCTTCAGCCTTGTTCTATTACAAAACCAGATCTTGAATATCTGGGTATAATAACACTTCTGGCATTGCTAAACACTGACTGGACAGAGACATTGGGTGCAAATATTTATTGCATGGTGTCAGAGTTCACTTAATTTTACATCCATTATTATCTCTTTGCAATTGTactattcatcatcatcatcatttcattaTACAGCACCAGCTGTTATGCAGTGCtttgcattcatttataacaaacatttttacaataatttagtagacaaggattacagagtaagAAAATAGGATCACAGGACCATACTCATAAATGCTTACAATCTGAAGGGTTGATGAAGGATTAATCAAGATACGTTGAGTATGCTTACTTAAAGAGGAGGATATTTAGGGAGCGTATTGAAGGAAGGGGAAAGTCTGATGGCTTGAATCTTACAGAGTCAAGGAGAAGCTGGAGAGAAGTATTGCAGTTGGAATGGGATGAattgatgagaggagaagagaagagAGGGAAAGTCAGAAGCAGAGAGAGTGAAGGAAAGACTTTGAGGTCAGAGCTGAGATAAAGGAAGGGGTTTCATTGGttagggccttgaatgtgaggtTAGTAATGTGAATTAGATTGGAGAGGATATTGGGAACCAGGGAAGGGATGTGAATTTGGGAGCAGCTGAATATTGAgcagtgagatagatgaatgagtctaacAACAGCATTTAGAACTCCCTtgcgaggagtaagttgcagtagtcAAGGTGGGAAATGATGTGACTGAATAAGTGTTTAGTTGTATCTGAGTGGAGCTGAGGGCGTGTTGCACAgatgaatacgacaagatttggcaagtgtttggatgtgtggtgaaaaagctgatgttattgacaaggtaaaaaaaatattgggggaaatataataaattctGTTTTATAGAGATTCAGTTTCTGGTGGTGTAGTGACAGCAGAAGGGCAGTCTATAGACATTCCAACATATTGACTTTCCCAACTCCCATCTGTTCTAAACTCTGCCACTAACCTTAATGATCTATCTCACTGCCCCCCAATTTATATCCCTTccctggctcccaatctcctctctAATGAAGACCAGATCTACGCCACAAGTCTCTCCTAGTTTTACTTGTCTGATAGAACCTCAGCGATGAAGCAATTACTGTAACTGGACTGAGACGGGATGGGGCAGTAAAATGGACATAAAAAAACTGCAGCCAATCAGCATTCATTTTATGGGATTATCAGAATATCAAAATAAACTACAGTACAgtataaattacacatttattaCACCGGCCCATTCCAGCTCTTCACTGAGACAAACAGCAGAGCCAATCAGGTCACTGTACAATTTGCACATAATTATGATTTTATGAGAGAAAATTTGTTACAAGTGTAACACTCTATACCTGATTGATTACATACAATACAAGAAACAATATAATACATGGGGGAATTAATGAACAGGGATCATTCTATTCTGTGTTGTATTGAAAGAGAAATAATGCTGGGAGTAAATTTTAAACTACAGGAGGCTgccctctctcttcccccccctctctctttctctctctctctcactccccctctctttctctctctttctttctctctctctctctctctctctctctctctctctctctctctctctcgctctttctctctctctcttagggGGGTACAGAGTTCAATAGTTGGGTGCAGTAGGAAGAAAGCTGGGGAAATGCTTGTCACAACACGGTGGGTGCAGCACTGGGATGGTGGAGGATCAGTTCTAGTAGAAGTCAGGGAGTggtaattgctaaaaaaaaacagcagtgtcTGTTTGTCCCGTGCTGTTgcctgcactgctgattctgactgcATGTAACACTGTAACATTAGAGCTGTGAGTACTTACTATACACCTACCTGCCCCAGGATCCCGGCCAATTGAGTCCCAGTTCCTCTCTGTgatttctctctctatatttatatatttctgggGCCCCAATGGATAAACATCATTAATGTCAGGAATTCATAGGAATATTCCCGCACCTACAACTGAGCCCCACAGGGAAATGATTATTTATAGAAGAATATGTTGAACAGGAGTTGCTATTTCGTAACCCAAGTAACTGGGTGTCTGGGAGTTGCAAGgcaattattttacaattttacgGTTCCAATAAGGACAACGTTTTACCGTGTCCATTAACCAATCAGGAAGATGTTTGCTGTCATTAACTGAAATGCAGACTAACtgctggctggttgctatgggttactttgcTTTTCTTATATTGTCCTTAATATATGAGATTAATTGCATCTACATCAGCTCTCATCCCATATCCGCTATATAATCTGAGAACCAAGGCACCCAAATATGCTCGACCAATGGAATGAAGAGGAGGTTAATGTGTGGGATTGGGCTGGTTTGGATCTGAATTAGTACTGGGCCATGGTTCTGCTCTAGATttgtaaagggaaaatatatatttactaaaaatacatattcattgccgcttttaaaggggttgttcacctttaaattaactgttagtatgatgcagagagggatattctgagacaatttgcaattggttttcattttttattgtttgtggcttttgacttatttggctttttattcagcagctctccggttgcagttgcaaattcccctagcaaccatgcattgatgtgaataagagactggaatatgaataggagaggcctgaatagaaagatgaggaataaaaagtagcaataataatacatttgaggccttacagagcatttg
Proteins encoded in this region:
- the LOC108708774 gene encoding olfactory receptor 52K1, giving the protein METSSLNQSKSSFSHTQFILLTFPGVSSHRYLLVIPFFSTYVVILYCNSLVIYKIWMEKRLHTPMYSLIALLLLVNIICTTTVLPKMVLVLLGLNQISLVECLVQMFSAISMIMLKSIMLLLMAMDRYVAICKPLRYHNIITKRFLAQLLALGLTRNCLFLLPIVILSSKVQFCKSNVIWHYLCEDITLLSLGCGEAPRLQVFGILVRTIITVCDVSIFIVSYIKVLHTAMQLVVGQARRTALHTCTTHLLVAIPIYSFGLLSSIVNKIEASISYDIRNLFSVFYIFLPAFVNPIIYGFRVKEIKGSLVKPWWKK